Genomic window (Deltaproteobacteria bacterium):
GCTCAACAACCCACTCGAAGCGCGTCGCGCGAATTCGAAAGGTTCCCCCCCGCCCTTTCGAGTTCCCGGCGCGTTTCTTTTTTTGTGGAATTTCGCTCGCTGGCCCTAGCGAAATCCTTGAGAAGATCGCTCCATCCCAGCGCTGTGTGAAGTCGCCGGTCGCGGCTCAGATCCAGCCGTGATCGCGGTACCAGCGCGCGCTGCGGGCCACGCTCTCCTCGAGCCCCATCTTCGCGGTGAAGCCGAGCTTCTCCTTCGCGCGCTCGCCCGAGCACCACCAGCCGGGCGCGAGCAGCTGCTCGGCGAGCTTGTGGTTCAAGGGCAGGTGCTTGCCGGTGAGCTTGGACACGTGGTCCGCGCCCCAGGCAGCGCCGCGCAGCACCGCCGGCGAGACGGGAATGCGCAAACGGATCTTCCGATCCAGCGCGCGCGCCGCGATCTCCTGGAGCCGGGTGAGCGTGAGCGTCTCGTCGGAGGTGATGAAGAAGGTGTCGTCGGCCGCGGCGGGGTGCGTACCCAGGAGCATGAAGCCGCGGGCCACGTCATCGACGTCGATGAAGCTGATCGGCCGCGGCGGACCGCTGAGCGCGAGCAAGAGCCCGCGGTGCACGATCTTCATGAACGCCAGGTTCTCGCGGTCGGCGGGGCCCAACACGCGCGGCGCGCGGCCAATCGCGAACGGCACCTTTCCTGCGAACTTGTGACACTCGCCCTCGGCGTCGACCTTGCTCTGGCCGTAGGGCTCGACGGGACGAAAAGGCGCGTCTTCGGTCAGCGGCCGATCCGACGACGGCCCGGTCGCGGAGAGCGACCCCGCGAGCACCACCCGCGGCGGCTTGGACTGCTTGGCCGAAGCTTCGAGCACGTGGGTGGTGCCTTCCACGTTCACCCGGCGGAAGTCCTCGGCGTGCGGCGTCCGACGAATGCCGGCGAGGTGGTACACGACCTCCACGCCCTCGACGGCGCGCGCCACGCTCGGCGCATCGGTGACATCGCCCTCCGCGGGCTCCACCGGAATTCCTTGCAGCGCCGCCAGGCTCGAGCCCGGCCGAAGCAGGACGCGCACGGTGTCGCCGCGCTGGTGCAGCTCGCGCACCAGCGCCGCACCGATGAAGCCGCTCGCGCCAGTGACCAGGGCCCGCATGGCCGCGCACAATCGGCAAGCGGGCGAGTCGTGTCAATCGGCTTCGGCGGCGTGGGGCTCGGGAGCGGTGCGCGCAGGCCAGGCGTCGAGGCCGCAGTGCGGGTGCAGCCCGGACCACGCGAACCAATACACGCGATCCACCGACAGCGGTACCGGCTGCAGGGTTCGGCCGTAGCGCGCGCCCCGGATGCAGCGACCGGCCACGTCCCAGAGGTCGCCCTGGTCGTCGCGGGCCACGGCGTGGAGGCCGGGATAGGGCCAGAGCAGGAGCGGGGCGCCGTCGAGCTCGGCGAAGAACGCCTGGGCGATGTCCAGCGCGGGATCGTAGAGCGCCACCACGTCGCGGCCGTCGAGGAGGAGCGGCGTGGCGCGCGCACCGAGCAGGAAGCGCCGAGTGAACGCGTGGGCTTCGCCCTTCACCGCGATGGCGAAGACCTGCTCCGCCGCCTGCAGCCGGCCGTCGATGGGCCCGTCCACGCGCTCCGACGGCACGTGGCGCACGGTGAGCTCGTGGTGACCGATGCGGCCCAGCACCTTGTGCGCGGGCGGCGCGTCCCACCAGGCGAGCAGCGTGTCCGGATGGAGCCGCTTCCAGGCGCCGAAGGTGCAGCGCACCAGCGGCCGGAGCTCGAGTGGCTCGCCCGCATCGGGGCCGGCTTCGATACGCCCCGTCAGCGGACGGAACGCGTTGTGGCGCGCGCGATCGTAGAGCAGCACCGAGCCGCCGGGCGCGCCCAGCCGAACCAGCTCGAGCGCGGGCCCGTCGACGCCGGAGACGAGCGCGAAGGCCGCGTGGCTCTCGCGATCCGCCACGGGCGCCACCGCGAGCCCGCCCACCTCGTCGATGAACGGCCGCGCCGCCGCGAGCCGCGCCAACGGATACGCGACCGCGCGTCCGCCGAGCTGGAGCCCGGCGACCTGGGCCTCGTCGTGCAGGAGCCCCTTGGCGGCTGCTGGTCGCACGTGGATCCGGGCGCGCGGCTGGGTGAACCCGAGCTCCACGCGATAGACCCGCGCCGAGAGCGCGAAAAGCGCGCCGAGCGAGAGCGCGTCGGCCGCGAGCGCCGCCCGCCGCGCGCTGCCACGTCGCCGTCGAAGCAAGAGCCCCAGCGCAACCGCCGAGGCGCCGAGCGTCAGCCAGCGCCACCGCCACGCTTGGCGCAGGCCGGGCACCGAGAGCGACGGCATTCCGAGCCGCGGCAATCGCGGCAAGAGCAGCGCCGCCGCCGGCCCGCCGAAGCCTGCGAGCGCGAGCGATCCGTCGGCCAGGGCCTCGGCTGCCTGGCTCCAGCGCGTGCTGCGGCCCATGCGACCTCCCTCCCTGCGCCCGAACGGTCGCCACCGCGCCGCGCTGCAGCAAGGGGTTGCGACGGCCGCGCGGAATGGGGCTTGTCGTCGCGCGTCGGATCCGGTTCGATCGCCACCGGTGATGCCACACGCCTCGCGCCAGCTCGAACGATGGGCAAGCGGGCTGGCCTGCGCGCTGCTGCTCGCGTGCTCCCATGCCGCGCCGCCGCCGCCGCCCGCGGATCCGCCGCCGAACCCCGAGCTCGAGGCCAAGGCGCGGGCAGACCTCGGGCCGGATCCGTTCAGTGTCGACGCTGGTCCGCCGCCCGCGCCCGTTGCGACCGCACCGCCGCCCGTGCCCATCGCGCCGCCGCCGCCGGATCCGCGCATGGCCGACGAGGCCGCGATTCGCTCGACGCTGAAAGGCAAAGACTGTCCCGCGATCCACGCGGCGCTCTCGGCGCATCCCGCGGCGTCGCCGTCGGTCGTTCGCGATGCGCTCTCGGCCGCCGAGAGGTGCGAGGAGAAGGCCAAG
Coding sequences:
- a CDS encoding NAD-dependent epimerase/dehydratase family protein, giving the protein MRALVTGASGFIGAALVRELHQRGDTVRVLLRPGSSLAALQGIPVEPAEGDVTDAPSVARAVEGVEVVYHLAGIRRTPHAEDFRRVNVEGTTHVLEASAKQSKPPRVVLAGSLSATGPSSDRPLTEDAPFRPVEPYGQSKVDAEGECHKFAGKVPFAIGRAPRVLGPADRENLAFMKIVHRGLLLALSGPPRPISFIDVDDVARGFMLLGTHPAAADDTFFITSDETLTLTRLQEIAARALDRKIRLRIPVSPAVLRGAAWGADHVSKLTGKHLPLNHKLAEQLLAPGWWCSGERAKEKLGFTAKMGLEESVARSARWYRDHGWI
- a CDS encoding DUF3179 domain-containing protein; the protein is MGRSTRWSQAAEALADGSLALAGFGGPAAALLLPRLPRLGMPSLSVPGLRQAWRWRWLTLGASAVALGLLLRRRRGSARRAALAADALSLGALFALSARVYRVELGFTQPRARIHVRPAAAKGLLHDEAQVAGLQLGGRAVAYPLARLAAARPFIDEVGGLAVAPVADRESHAAFALVSGVDGPALELVRLGAPGGSVLLYDRARHNAFRPLTGRIEAGPDAGEPLELRPLVRCTFGAWKRLHPDTLLAWWDAPPAHKVLGRIGHHELTVRHVPSERVDGPIDGRLQAAEQVFAIAVKGEAHAFTRRFLLGARATPLLLDGRDVVALYDPALDIAQAFFAELDGAPLLLWPYPGLHAVARDDQGDLWDVAGRCIRGARYGRTLQPVPLSVDRVYWFAWSGLHPHCGLDAWPARTAPEPHAAEAD